In candidate division WOR-3 bacterium, the following are encoded in one genomic region:
- a CDS encoding PTS sugar transporter subunit IIA encodes LISILDRNACVLNIPERDREGVIRRIATIASKTEALTGVSPEIIYEKLMSRETEGSTGIGNGIAIPHARIEGMKAFLLFIVTSHRGAEFNSIDKKRVHTFFVVIGPEERINDHLKILAAISHILASSNVKKELRRAITNTALYEAFLRNVRIADSKYDSTQKFKALFVILYFEEFLYDILEFFIQEGIEGATIFDSSGMGQYISNIPLFASFIGFMNETKNHSNTIVAMIPENRFNDIVEGIEEITGNLDKKEGAMLFAVDVSFARGTMKMM; translated from the coding sequence CTCATTTCCATACTCGACAGAAACGCCTGTGTACTTAACATCCCTGAGCGGGACAGGGAAGGAGTCATCAGAAGGATTGCTACGATCGCATCCAAGACAGAAGCGCTGACAGGAGTTTCACCCGAAATAATTTACGAAAAACTCATGTCGCGCGAAACAGAGGGATCAACCGGCATTGGTAACGGCATCGCCATACCTCACGCCCGAATCGAGGGGATGAAGGCTTTCCTTCTTTTTATCGTGACTTCACACCGTGGAGCCGAATTTAATTCCATTGATAAAAAAAGGGTACACACCTTCTTTGTAGTCATCGGTCCAGAGGAACGAATCAATGATCATTTAAAAATACTCGCGGCAATATCCCACATTCTCGCATCATCAAACGTGAAAAAAGAACTCCGCAGAGCCATAACCAACACGGCTCTGTATGAAGCATTTCTACGCAACGTGCGTATCGCGGATTCAAAATACGATTCCACACAGAAATTCAAGGCTCTCTTTGTCATTCTTTATTTTGAAGAATTCCTCTACGACATACTCGAATTTTTCATCCAGGAAGGAATCGAAGGAGCCACTATTTTTGATTCATCGGGAATGGGGCAGTACATATCTAATATACCCCTGTTTGCAAGTTTCATAGGTTTCATGAACGAAACCAAAAATCACAGCAACACTATTGTCGCTATGATTCCGGAGAACAGGTTCAATGATATAGTCGAAGGAATCGAGGAGATTACGGGAAACCTCGACAAAAAGGAAGGCGCCATGCTTTTCGCGGTCGATGTCAGCTTCGCGAGGGGCACGATGAAAATGATGTAG
- a CDS encoding cupin domain-containing protein: MGDFPVFMKNALNKIPVSTQNTKDIEGFYFEGKDGSQMAFWTSFSDRTSEKHMHDFDEYMTVVNGQYTVYVEGEKTVLNPGDELFIPKGKEQWGECLAGTRTIHCFGGKRINPGKSTETENDLGK, encoded by the coding sequence ATGGGCGATTTCCCTGTTTTCATGAAAAACGCTCTAAACAAAATACCCGTTTCGACACAGAACACGAAGGATATCGAAGGTTTTTATTTCGAAGGGAAAGACGGTTCCCAGATGGCTTTCTGGACCAGCTTTTCCGACAGAACTTCCGAAAAACACATGCATGACTTCGACGAATACATGACGGTTGTCAATGGTCAGTATACAGTTTACGTCGAAGGCGAAAAAACGGTTCTGAATCCCGGAGACGAACTCTTCATACCGAAAGGGAAAGAACAATGGGGGGAATGTCTGGCTGGGACGAGGACCATCCATTGCTTCGGCGGTAAAAGAATAAATCCGGGAAAAAGCACTGAAACTGAAAATGATCTGGGAAAATAA